The Drosophila bipectinata strain 14024-0381.07 chromosome 2L, DbipHiC1v2, whole genome shotgun sequence genome has a segment encoding these proteins:
- the LOC108124328 gene encoding GTP-binding protein 10 homolog, whose product MVQLFKFLLKSTKAPARAHFRPTFLDTLRLAVRGGHGGNGIPKYGGVGGQGGCVYFVAKEGLTLRKVVQSLKDKRVVASSGEDSSKASIFGRRGVDQRIEVPVGVQVYDERQKLIADLNENDATCIVAGGGVGGCTGTNFIGRPGENRIVNLDLKLIADVGLVGFPNAGKSTLLKAVSNAKPKIAAYPFTTIRPQIGTIEYKDLRSITVADLPGLIEGAHANFGMGHKFLKHIERTRLLLFMVDIFGFQLSPRHPHRDCLANIYALNKELELYDPSLLEKPSVLLLNKMDKEGAHEILTKIKPTIDDLASGLDQCPEELRPKQVLKFESIVPISAMNSTKVVQVKSQLRRTLVRLAEKQFVVDGEEIKEKLQQRVSVVGPKVT is encoded by the exons ATGGTGCAGTTGTTTAAATTTCTATTAAAATCAACCAAAGCG CCGGCTCGAGCTCACTTTCGGCCCACCTTTCTGGACACTCTACGCTTAGCGGTGCGAGGCGGACATGGCGGAAACGGAATACCCAAGTATGGAGGAGTCGGTGGACAGGGCGGCTGTGTCTATTTTGTGGCCAAAGAGGGCCTGACGCTTCGTAAGGTGGTTCAGAGCTTAAAGGATAAGCGGGTAGTCGCCTCCAGCGGCGAAGACAGTAGCAAGGCCAGTATTTTCGGGCGACGAGGAGTTGACCAACGCATTGAGGTGCCTGTAGGCGTCCAAGTCTATGATGAGcgacaaaaattaattgccGACCTCAACGAGAACGATGCCACCTGCATTGTTGCCGGAGGAGGTGTGGGCGGATGCACCGGCACCAATTTCATAGGCCGTCCCGGGGAAAATAGAATTGTCAACCTAGACCTAAAGCTCATCGCGGACGTCGGACTTGTCGGCTTTCCTAACGCTGGCAAAAGCACGCTCCTTAAAGCAGTCTCCAATGCAAAGCCGAAGATAGCTGCTTATCCGT TTACCACAATTCGGCCTCAAATCGGTACGATAGAGTATAAGGACCTGCGCTCCATCACAGTGGCTGATCTGCCCGGGCTCATCGAAGGAGCCCACGCCAACTTTGGCATGGGACACAAGTTCCTTAAGCACATAGAACGGACACGACTATTACTCTTCATGGTCGACATATTCGGCTTCCAGCTGAGCCCACGACATCCTCACCGAGATTGTTTGGCCAACATATACGCACTGAATAAGGAGCTAGAACTCTACGATCCGTCCCTGTTGGAAAAGCCCAGTGTGTTGTTGCTAAACAAGATGGACAAGGAAGGAGCACACGAGATTTTAACCAAAATTAAACCGACCATTGACGACCTAGCCAGTGGGCTGGATCAATGCCCCGAGGAACTTCGACCCAAGCAGGTGCTTAAGTTCGAAAGTATAGTCCCTATATCTGCTATGAACTCCACGAAAGTGGTCCAGGTCAAGTCGCAGTTGAGGCGAACTCTAGTACGTCTAGCAGAGAAGCAGTTCGTGGTGGATGGTGAGGAGATCAAAGAGAAGCTCCAGCAGCGAGTAAGCGTGGTGGGGCCAAAAGTTACATAG